Sequence from the Nocardioides exalbidus genome:
CGCCGACGTCGGCGCCCGGGCGCCAGCCGATCCTCTGCGCACCGCGTCCGACGGCCTCGACCCGCTCCAGGACGGGGGCGGAGGCGATGACGCTGAGCACCTGCGCGGCGCCCGGCAACGTCGCCGAGCGCAGGACGAGGTTCACCTCTCGCCCGAGACCGCCGCTCGAGACCAGCACGAGGCACTCCACGCGATCGGGGAACAGGTAGTGGAACTGCATCGCGATGCCACCACCCAGCGAGTGCCCGACGAGCGTGACCCGCTCGATGCCGAGGCGGTCGAGGAGGTCACGCAGGGTCGCCGCGTGCGAGCTCAGCGAGTAGTCACCCGTCGGCTTCGCCGAGTCACCGTGCCCGAACAGGTCCGGCACGACGACACGGTGGTCGTCGTCGATGCGGTCCACCAGGCGTGACCACTGCCGCTGCGACCCCAGGATGCCGTGGATGAACAGCACCACCGGGCCGGTGCCGCTGTCGACGTACGACAGCTCGTGCCCGTGGAGCTCGAGCTTCTGCGGGGTCAGGCGGTCCATGGTCGTCATCCTTGCCGCACTCGGCGGGGAGCTGGTCGCGTCACGGTGGAGGGTGTCAGCCCGCGGCCACGGCCGCGCGCATGCCCTCGGCGTCGAGCTCGGCGCCGTACGCCGGCTTGTCCCGCTCGAAGCGCTTGCCCTCGGCCAGCGGACCGGCGTCGACGACGTCGAAGCCGAAGGAGTCGATCAGGTCGGTGACGACCTGCTTGGCGTCCGCGTCGTCGCCCGCGATCGCGAGGGCGCGCCGGTCGGCCGCACCGGAGGGGCGACCCTCGGTCACGATGTGCGCGGCCTGGATCGCATTGAACGCCTTCACGACCTTCGAGGTCGGCAGGTGCTCGGCCAGCATCTCGCTCACCGTCGTACGACCCTCGTCGAGCTCGGGGTAGTGACCGTCGCGCTCGAAGTAGTAGTTGTTGGTGTCGATGACCACCTTGCCCGCGAGGGGCTCGACCGGCACGTCGAGGTAGGCCTTGAACGGCACGGTCACCACGACCAGGTCGCCGGCCTCGGCCGCCTCCTGCGCCGTCGCCGCCCTCGCCCGGTCGCCGAGGTCCGCCACCAGGTCGGCCAGCGTCTCCGGTCCGCGTGAGTTGCTGAGCACGACGTCGTGGCCCTGCTCGATGGCGCGCCGCGCGATCGCCGTGCCGATGTGTCCACTGCCGATGAGTCCGATGGTCGTCATGACAGTGGAACGCCTGCGGCTGCCCGGTGTTCCCCCGGCAGGCCCGTTGTGCGGACACTCACAGTGGTCCACGCCCTGGCCCCGGGTGGCTCACCAGCCGAACTCCTCGGTGTGCACGTCCCGGTCGGCGACCCCGGCCGCCCTCGCCGCGCGGCGTACTGCCGCCGACCACCCGAACGGCCCGCAGACGACCACGTCGCACTCGAGCAGGTCCGGCACCAGGCGCAGCAGCACCTCGTGGTCGGAGCCGTCGACGCCCTCGGGCAGCCACGACCCGTGTGCACGCCGGGGGCCGGACAGGACCGTCATGTCCATCCGGCGCTGCGCCGCGAGCTCGTCCAGCTCGTCCCCGAGGAGGACGTGTCGCGCGTCCGGGACGCGGTGGAGCAGCGTCACCTCCCCCGGCGCGAACCTGCCACCCTCGACCAGTGCCCGGAACGGGGTGATCCCCACGCCCGCGGCGAGCAGCAGGAGCCGCGGGTGGCGACGCGGCAGGTCACCGAGCGCGCCGTACGGACCCTCGACGGCCACCCTCGTCCCGGGCCGCAGCCCGGCCGCGTGCCGGCCACCGTCGCCGTCCGTCGAGACGGTCACCCGCAGCCTGCCACCCGACGGGGCCGACGACAGCGAGTACGGGTGACCGCGCAGGCCGGCGCGGCCCGCGAGGAACCGCCAGACGAGGAACTGACCCGGCTGCGCGCCCAGCTCGTCCAGGTGCCGGCCGGTCATCTCGATCGACACGACGCCCGCCTGCTCCTGGCGGACCCGATCGACCCGGAGGTCCGAGCGCCACGTCCGGTGGAGCGGCACGAGGACGCGGAACCACACGAGTCCGGCCAGCGCGACGAGGTAGAGGCTCCACCAGTAGACGCCGGTCCAGCCCCGACCGAGCTCTTGGCCCACGAGCTGGTGCGGCAGCGCCATCGCCATGCCGACGTAGGCCCAGAGGTGGAGCAGGTGCCAGGTCTCGTAGCGCAGCCGGCGACGGACCTCGAGGATCGACGACACCACGACGAGCAGGACCATCACGGTGCCGAGACTGGCGGCCCACATCCACGGCTCCGTGACGAACAGCCGGTACAGCGCCGAGCCCGTGCGCTCGGGCTCGTGGGAGACGCGCTGCACCACGAACAGCAGCACGTGCAGCAGCATCAGCCAGACCGACCACGTGCCGAGGTGTCGGTGCCACCGGGTCAGGACCTGGCGTCCCCAGGCCCGCTCGAGCCACGGCAACCGGGCCAGGAGCAGCACCTGGAGCAGCATCAGGTTCGCCGACCACAACCCCGTGGCGTCCGCCTCCTGGAGCCGGGGCGTCAACGGATCGGTGAGGTAGCCGGTGAGCTCGCCGAGGGAGCGATAGGCGATCGAGGTGGTGACGACCAGCGTGGCGACGCCGCCCAGGAGGAGCACCCGGGCGATGGCCCGGTCGACCGTCGCGTGTCGCACCGCGCGAGTGTGGCACGGCGTACGACGACTTCCGCCGGCTCCGTGGCGTCGCGCGACCGTCCCGCCCCTGAGGGTGGTTTCGGTCCCGGCCTGTAACGGCGCCGTGCCGTCGTCACATGACATCAGCGAGGAACTACCTCGGGCGCTGCGGCGCCGTTGCCTGGCCCCTCGGGCCGCGAAGGAGTTGTCATGGGATACGGGTTCGGAGGATTCCTCCTCGTCGTCGGACTGGTGCTGGCCCTGGCCGTCGACGAGAGGGTCAGCGGGATCGACCTCACGATGGTCGGCTGGATCATGGCCGCGGTCGGCGCCGTGCTGATCGCGATCACCGCCGTCACCTGGAACACGGGCCGCCGCTCCCGCGCCGTGCAGACCGTGACCCACCCGGACGGATCACAGACGGTGCGCGAGAACCGGACCGACAACCTGTGAGGCGCCGTCCCACGCACCGCCAGGACATCTCACCCATCTCACTGCCCACGGAGGCACCTGCCATGAACACACGCACCATCGCCATCGTCGCGCTCGTCCTCGTCGTCATCGTCCTGGCCTTCCTGCTCCTCTGACCGGTCCTGCACCAACGAGCACGGTGGGGGAGGTCTGATGTCACGCTGGTCAGAACCGTCTGGCACGCACCGGTGACGCACACGAACGCCGAGCACCCGCGGGTGCTGGGCGGGCGGTACGACGTCATGGACCTCATCGGCCGTGGCGGGATGGCGCGCGTCTACCGCGCGCGCGACCGCGTCCTGGGCCGGGACGTGGCCGTGAAGGTCGTCAGCGACGTGAGCGGCGACGTCCGCGACCAGTTCGTCAACGAGGCGCGCCTGCTGGCCCGGCTGTCGCACGAGTCGATCGTGACGCCGTACGACGCCGGACTCGACGACACCCCACCCTGGCTGGTCCTCGAGCTCGTCGAGGGCCAGCCACTCTCCCAGGTGCTCGCCCGAGGACCGCTCGACCCCGTGGTCCTCGCCCGCCTCGCGACGCACATCGCCTCAGGGCTGGCGCACGCCCACGCGGCCGGGGTCGTGCACCAGGACGTCAAGCCCGGCAACGTGATGGTCACCTCGACCGGCCAGGCGCGGCTCACCGACTTCGGCGTGGCTCGCCTCATGATCGGCGACACGTCGATCGAGGAGGACGGCCG
This genomic interval carries:
- a CDS encoding alpha/beta fold hydrolase yields the protein MDRLTPQKLELHGHELSYVDSGTGPVVLFIHGILGSQRQWSRLVDRIDDDHRVVVPDLFGHGDSAKPTGDYSLSSHAATLRDLLDRLGIERVTLVGHSLGGGIAMQFHYLFPDRVECLVLVSSGGLGREVNLVLRSATLPGAAQVLSVIASAPVLERVEAVGRGAQRIGWRPGADVGAIWRGFTSLGDRESRRAFLATTRAVIDFGGQSISAHDHLADVAPPPTLVVWGSKDRMIPAWHALSVQQAVPGCRVELFEGAGHFPHLDDPDRFAAVLKDFIPEG
- a CDS encoding NADPH-dependent F420 reductase, yielding MTTIGLIGSGHIGTAIARRAIEQGHDVVLSNSRGPETLADLVADLGDRARAATAQEAAEAGDLVVVTVPFKAYLDVPVEPLAGKVVIDTNNYYFERDGHYPELDEGRTTVSEMLAEHLPTSKVVKAFNAIQAAHIVTEGRPSGAADRRALAIAGDDADAKQVVTDLIDSFGFDVVDAGPLAEGKRFERDKPAYGAELDAEGMRAAVAAG
- a CDS encoding ferredoxin reductase family protein, with amino-acid sequence MRHATVDRAIARVLLLGGVATLVVTTSIAYRSLGELTGYLTDPLTPRLQEADATGLWSANLMLLQVLLLARLPWLERAWGRQVLTRWHRHLGTWSVWLMLLHVLLFVVQRVSHEPERTGSALYRLFVTEPWMWAASLGTVMVLLVVVSSILEVRRRLRYETWHLLHLWAYVGMAMALPHQLVGQELGRGWTGVYWWSLYLVALAGLVWFRVLVPLHRTWRSDLRVDRVRQEQAGVVSIEMTGRHLDELGAQPGQFLVWRFLAGRAGLRGHPYSLSSAPSGGRLRVTVSTDGDGGRHAAGLRPGTRVAVEGPYGALGDLPRRHPRLLLLAAGVGITPFRALVEGGRFAPGEVTLLHRVPDARHVLLGDELDELAAQRRMDMTVLSGPRRAHGSWLPEGVDGSDHEVLLRLVPDLLECDVVVCGPFGWSAAVRRAARAAGVADRDVHTEEFGW
- a CDS encoding DUF6458 family protein, with the translated sequence MGYGFGGFLLVVGLVLALAVDERVSGIDLTMVGWIMAAVGAVLIAITAVTWNTGRRSRAVQTVTHPDGSQTVRENRTDNL
- a CDS encoding serine/threonine-protein kinase, with amino-acid sequence MTHTNAEHPRVLGGRYDVMDLIGRGGMARVYRARDRVLGRDVAVKVVSDVSGDVRDQFVNEARLLARLSHESIVTPYDAGLDDTPPWLVLELVEGQPLSQVLARGPLDPVVLARLATHIASGLAHAHAAGVVHQDVKPGNVMVTSTGQARLTDFGVARLMIGDTSIEEDGRVVGTAAYIAPEQLRGDSVTGAVDVYALGLLMLEALTGERTFSGASAEAAMARLHHGPLIPTSLPRGWPSLLASTTALDPDNRPSARDVASRLSSLGLGRTTPGGVDTLTFPALDTTSTAT